In a single window of the Antedon mediterranea chromosome 1, ecAntMedi1.1, whole genome shotgun sequence genome:
- the LOC140063698 gene encoding reactive oxygen species modulator 1-like — protein MPVPAGRMGHGPSCFDRVKMGFMMGFAVGMGSGAIFGGFSALRYGLRGRELISQVGKTMVQGGGTFGLFMSIGTGIRC, from the exons ATGCCAGTACCAGCAGGTCGTATGGGTCATGGCCCAAGCTGTTTTGATCGTGTAAAGATGGGTTTTATGATGGGGTTTGCTGTGGGTATGGGCTCTGGGGCCATTTTTGGAGGATTTTCAGCATTAAG ATATGGTTTACGAGGAAGAGAGTTAATTTCACAAGTTGGTAAAACGATGGTACAAGGTGGTGGAACATTTGGCCTTTTTATGTCAATCGGTACAGGCATTCGATGCTAA
- the LOC140049189 gene encoding neurexin-4-like — MSIAQIVALMESSTSCRQYIRYDCRHSNIVGFGYWVSRNGTPMYNWASPTGFHGCACGYRGDCSDPSKTCECGRNDGNMRYDDGYVDDISTLPVTELRHGDTGLNGEYGNSTIGPLACTGLKIIGLMQFFDNIFMSDYVIRTLPVKSLLTCLRLCQWIEECQSISVNDLMSCSLNSQSAREIPKSKINHDDQYKHYEYIEINK; from the exons ATGTCTATTGCGCAGATTGTAGCGTTAATGGAGTCATCAACCTCATGTCGACAATATATTAGA tatGATTGCCGTCATTCAAACATCGTAGGGTTTGGCTATTGGGTATCACGTAACGGTACCCCTATGTACAACTGGGCAAGTCCAACTGGTTTCCATGGCTGTGCATGCGGATACAGAG GCGACTGCAGCGATCCAAGTAAAACTTGTGAATGTGGCAGAAATGATGGAAATATGAGATACGATGATGGATATGTTGACGATATATCTACCCTGCCAGTGACGGAGTTACGGCATGGTGACACGGGCTTAAATGGGGAATATGGTAATAGCACAATTGGACCACTAGCATGTACAG GCCTGAAGATAATTGGATTAATGCAGTTCTTCGACAACATTTTCATGTCTGATTATGTGATAAGAACGTTGCCAGTTAAGTCTTTACTCACGTGTCTTAGATTATGCCAGTGGATTGAAGAGTGTCAATCAATAAGTGTCAACGATCTGATGTCGTGTTCATTGAATAGTCAATCAGCGAGGGAGATTCCTAAAAGTAAAATCAATCATGATGACCAATACAAGCATTATGAATacattgaaataaacaaataa